CTCGCCGGCGGCTACCTCACCGCCGAGCCGCTCCGGCGACGCCTCGCCGAGCACACCATCGCGGCGCACCCGCGTGGGCTCGCGGCCGACGTCTTGCCGTAGCGATCGGACCCGGACGCACCTGACGCCGCACACGACCGGAGGTTCGTCGACCGTCTGCTTGCCCGGGCCCGGCAGCAGCCCGCCCGCAGCGCTCCACCTTCGCCACATCGGTTCGACCGTCCTCAATGGACTGGAACGTGAATCCGCCACCCGAGGCTTACCCGCCCCCGACCCGGCTCAGAACACGAACTGCTGCCCACCGTCGATGTCGTACGTGGCGCCCGTCAGCGCGGTGTTGATCATGAGGTGCACGGCGAGCGCGCCGACGTCCGCCGGGGTGACGACCCGGCCGATGGGCAGCGTGGCGCGCAGTTCGGCGCGGCGGTCGGCCAGGCCTTCGCCCAGCAGGGAGGCGGACAACGGCGTGTCCACGAACCCCGCGGCGATCAGGTTCACGCGGACCGGCGCGATCTCGAGCGCCAGCGTCGCCGCGAACGGGGGCAGCGCGGCGGTGGCCGAGGACACGATGCCGAGCGCACGGTTCACCCGCCGGCCGCCGGTGCCGCCCATCAGGACGAGCGAGCCGCCCGGCGGCATTTTCGGGGCGGCGTTGCGGGCCACTTCGAGGCCGACGACGAGGTGGTCGCTCAACGCGTCGCGGATCTCGGCCGCGGTCATCTCCAGCAGCGGCCCGTAGTGCGGCGCGCCCGCGGTGATCATGACGTGGTCGACGGCAGTCAGGCCCTGGAAGAACGCGGCCATCGCCGCGGGGTCGGTCGCGTCGAACGCCGCCGTGTCCTGCGCTCCGACGTCGGCCGCGGCCTTTTCGAGCTTCTCCGGATCGCGTCCGGTCAGCACGACCTGCGCGCCCTCGGCCCGCGCGAGCCCCGCGGTCTCCAGGCCGATCCCCGCGCTGCCCCCGATGACGACGACGGTCCGGCCCGCCAGACCTCGCCCCCGCTCGACGTCCGTCATCCGTTCTCCGTGCTCGTGAAAGCCTCAGAGCGGCAGTTCCGTGCCCGCCTGCTCGGCCACCATGTACCGGCTGTACCACTCCGGCCAGTTCTCGTCGGCCTGGCCGGTGCATTTCTCGTGCTCGCCGTGGGCCACCGACGCGCGGCGCATCGCGTCGGCCAGGTCGCTCACCGAGGCGAACGACGTCTCCGCCGCGTCGACCCGCCCGGGCAGCCGCGTGGTGACCTCCTGCAGCTGCCACTGGTTCCCGTCGGGATCGGCGAACGTGGCCTGCGACTGGTAGCTGGTGCGGTCCGGGTCCAGCCCGGGCTCCGGCCCGGCTGCGCCGAAGTGGAAGATCTCGCTCATGGCCACGCCGGCGGCGACCAGCGCGGCGCGAGTCGCCTCGATGTCGGAGACGACCACGTACCCCTTCGCCGACCCGGGTTTCGCGTCCGTGAGGTTCGCCCCGAACTGCACCGAGCACGGCGACCCGTGCGGGGTCAGCTGGACGACCCACGGCGGCGTCTCGTCCAGCCGCCAGCCGATTCCCGTGTAGAACGCCTTGGCCCGCTCGACATCCGCGACGGGGATCACGATCACCTCGACCTTCATGTCGACGTTCCCGAGCCCGCTCTCCGACGTGGTCATCCGGCCTCCCGTGGCAACGCAGGCGCCCCAGCGTAGCCGTTGTGCCCCGCAGCTAGCCGGGCGTTGAAAATCTCCCCGCCGATCGGGTCCGGCCGCTCACCCGCGTTTGAGCAAGCGCGGCATGACACCCCAGAACCCGATGAACAGCAACAGCACGAAGCCGGCGACGCCGAACATCGCCGCCGCGCCGTAGACGACCTTCGCGATGAGCGCGACCGTCACCGTGATGGCCAGCGCCAGGCACACCAGCCCGGCGATAACCACGCGATTGCCCACGCCGACGATGCGCTCGCGGCGGCCCGTCCGGAACAGCAGCCGGTGCCAGGCCGCGGGCGCGGTCAGCAGCGCCGTCGCCGCCACCGCGAACACGACGGCCGCCAGGTGCAGGCCCTTCTCGAACCCGCTCGCCTCGCGGAACAGG
The sequence above is a segment of the Amycolatopsis sp. 2-15 genome. Coding sequences within it:
- a CDS encoding VOC family protein, which gives rise to MTTSESGLGNVDMKVEVIVIPVADVERAKAFYTGIGWRLDETPPWVVQLTPHGSPCSVQFGANLTDAKPGSAKGYVVVSDIEATRAALVAAGVAMSEIFHFGAAGPEPGLDPDRTSYQSQATFADPDGNQWQLQEVTTRLPGRVDAAETSFASVSDLADAMRRASVAHGEHEKCTGQADENWPEWYSRYMVAEQAGTELPL
- a CDS encoding SDR family NAD(P)-dependent oxidoreductase — translated: MTDVERGRGLAGRTVVVIGGSAGIGLETAGLARAEGAQVVLTGRDPEKLEKAAADVGAQDTAAFDATDPAAMAAFFQGLTAVDHVMITAGAPHYGPLLEMTAAEIRDALSDHLVVGLEVARNAAPKMPPGGSLVLMGGTGGRRVNRALGIVSSATAALPPFAATLALEIAPVRVNLIAAGFVDTPLSASLLGEGLADRRAELRATLPIGRVVTPADVGALAVHLMINTALTGATYDIDGGQQFVF
- a CDS encoding DUF6328 family protein — translated: MEHSGETRDEKLGRNVNELLQELRVAQAGVQILFGFLLSVVFTSLFREASGFEKGLHLAAVVFAVAATALLTAPAAWHRLLFRTGRRERIVGVGNRVVIAGLVCLALAITVTVALIAKVVYGAAAMFGVAGFVLLLFIGFWGVMPRLLKRG